From Aristaeella lactis, the proteins below share one genomic window:
- a CDS encoding HIT family protein, with protein MEDCVFCKIGSGEIQGLRICEDDEALAFMDISRDYDGHILVIPKRHYRYVTDCPENVACKVWFMAQKVSKHLIEDCGYDGADIMSANSPVSQSLPHFHVHIIPRKIGDRLGNPGEWPTPAGAKEDVRVMHERLKMI; from the coding sequence ATGGAAGACTGTGTGTTTTGCAAAATAGGTTCCGGCGAGATACAGGGACTCAGGATCTGTGAAGATGACGAGGCTCTCGCATTCATGGACATCTCGAGGGATTATGACGGACATATTCTTGTTATACCCAAGAGGCACTATCGATATGTGACCGATTGTCCCGAGAATGTGGCTTGTAAGGTTTGGTTCATGGCACAGAAGGTCAGTAAACACCTGATTGAAGACTGCGGTTACGACGGAGCCGACATCATGTCAGCCAACAGTCCCGTGAGCCAATCACTCCCTCATTTTCATGTACACATAATCCCGAGAAAAATCGGGGATCGACTGGGCAATCCAGGAGAATGGCCTACGCCAGCAGGGGCTAAGGAAGATGTGCGCGTTATGCATGAAAGGCTGAAAATGATCTGA